The Bradyrhizobium diazoefficiens genome window below encodes:
- a CDS encoding SEC-C metal-binding domain-containing protein: MATSQSPDNAARRCQDRRIREETVGRNEACPCGSGKKYKNWCGLN; the protein is encoded by the coding sequence ATGGCGACTAGCCAGTCTCCCGACAACGCAGCGCGTCGATGCCAAGATCGCCGCATCCGCGAGGAAACGGTCGGCCGCAATGAGGCCTGTCCGTGCGGATCGGGAAAGAAATACAAGAACTGGTGCGGCCTCAATTGA
- a CDS encoding class I adenylate-forming enzyme family protein, whose amino-acid sequence MDLPTLIERNVAFAPDKPAIRFEGTVLSYDAFNRRIELAARALKSELGVEKGDRVAILSLNRPDYLVLLYACARLGAILVPLNWRLAVTEQLFILSDAGAKVLVLEHAFEAILSVLAERLLSTAIVGLDFAPGRGSGWDELLEGGRGDGRNAHPGLSCPVLIVYTSGTTGRPKGAVLRQEALLWNGVMSQHMHGLTSADHVLTVLPMFHVGGLNIQTTPALHHGATITMHPRFTPDATFAAFERDRPTLTALVPTMIQALIDHPRWSTADLSSLKAISTGSTMVPQQLIAAVAARGISALQVYGSTETCPIAIYTKLGGDPAGEGSTGLPGLCCEAAIINDVGDGLPAGTPGEIAVRGPNVFCQYWGNGQATREALRDGWYRTGDIGHCDGDGYFWVHDRKPNLIISGGENIYPAEVERVLLEHPDVAECAVVGRPDPSWGEVPVAYVIRRSEAQIDQHALTAHAQSHLARFKVPHEIIFTDDLPRTALGKVEHFILKAIQAKSRPQVNNS is encoded by the coding sequence ATGGATCTTCCTACATTGATTGAGCGCAATGTGGCGTTCGCTCCGGACAAGCCGGCGATCCGCTTCGAGGGCACGGTCTTGAGCTACGACGCGTTCAATCGGCGCATCGAGCTGGCGGCGCGCGCCCTCAAAAGTGAGCTCGGCGTCGAAAAAGGTGATCGCGTTGCGATCCTGAGCCTCAATCGGCCTGACTATCTGGTACTGCTGTATGCCTGCGCGCGGCTTGGGGCAATCCTCGTGCCGTTGAACTGGCGGTTGGCTGTTACAGAGCAGCTCTTCATCCTGTCCGACGCTGGCGCCAAAGTGCTGGTCCTCGAGCACGCTTTTGAGGCGATTCTATCGGTTTTAGCGGAGAGACTGCTCTCGACCGCCATCGTCGGCCTTGATTTCGCGCCGGGTCGCGGAAGCGGGTGGGATGAGCTGCTTGAAGGAGGTCGGGGCGATGGTCGCAATGCCCACCCTGGCCTGTCCTGCCCGGTTCTGATTGTCTACACCTCAGGCACGACGGGCCGGCCGAAAGGTGCCGTGCTGCGCCAGGAGGCATTACTGTGGAACGGGGTGATGAGCCAGCACATGCACGGACTCACTTCAGCCGATCACGTCTTGACCGTGTTGCCGATGTTCCACGTCGGCGGCCTCAACATTCAGACCACCCCAGCCTTGCATCACGGCGCAACAATAACCATGCACCCACGGTTTACCCCGGACGCAACATTTGCTGCGTTTGAGCGGGATCGACCTACATTAACGGCGCTCGTACCCACCATGATCCAAGCGCTGATAGATCATCCTCGGTGGTCGACGGCTGACCTATCCTCGCTGAAGGCGATCTCTACCGGTTCAACCATGGTCCCGCAGCAGCTTATCGCAGCTGTGGCGGCGCGCGGGATCTCGGCGTTGCAGGTTTATGGCTCCACGGAGACCTGCCCCATCGCGATCTATACAAAGCTCGGTGGCGATCCTGCCGGTGAGGGATCGACCGGCCTACCCGGCCTCTGCTGCGAGGCGGCAATCATCAACGATGTTGGCGACGGATTGCCGGCAGGAACCCCAGGCGAGATCGCGGTGCGAGGACCCAATGTGTTCTGCCAATACTGGGGTAATGGACAAGCAACGCGCGAGGCCTTGCGCGATGGTTGGTATCGGACGGGCGACATTGGACATTGCGATGGGGACGGATATTTTTGGGTCCATGACCGAAAGCCAAATCTGATTATTTCCGGCGGAGAGAACATTTATCCGGCGGAAGTGGAGCGTGTACTCCTGGAACACCCAGATGTCGCGGAATGCGCGGTCGTCGGACGGCCAGATCCGAGTTGGGGCGAGGTGCCGGTGGCCTATGTGATTCGGCGTTCGGAGGCTCAGATTGACCAACACGCGCTGACTGCACATGCGCAGTCGCATCTCGCCCGCTTCAAGGTGCCTCACGAGATCATTTTCACGGACGATTTGCCTCGAACGGCGTTGGGTAAGGTCGAGCATTTCATCCTGAAAGCGATCCAAGCGAAATCACGTCCCCAGGTGAACAACAGTTAG